Below is a genomic region from Persicimonas caeni.
TTCTTCGTAGCGCGCCGTCGAGCAGGCGGAGGCCACGCGCACGCGGTACATCTGCCGGCGCAGTTCGAGTTGCCAGTCGTCGAAAGCCTCGAGTTGGTCGATACGGTCGAGCACTTCGGGCGATGGGCTCCGGCACCCTAGCCGCGCCAGGTACACCAGCTCGTAGACCTTTGACGACTCGAGGTGGTCTGCTCGCCAATGGTCGGCCGAGCGCAGCCAACCCTCGAGTTTCTGCGGTTCACCGGTCGCCAGGGCGAGCGTAGCCCATTCGTCGAGCAGCCGCCGAGCCGGCGCTACGTGGCGTGCGCGCTGCAACATCGCCAAACTCTGCCTGAGCACGGCGATCGCCCGCAGCGTGTCGCCGCGGCGATCATAGTGCCGGGCGACCAGCGGGCCCTCGGCAGCGATGGCGTCGACGCTGTCACCGCAGAGCAGGTGCCAGAACCGCTGCGGGCTTCCCGGCTCGATCGCGCCGGCCAATGTCTTGTGGATGTGCTGGAGGTTCGCCGAGGTCACCGTCATCTCGCCGAGAGGATCGTAGGCCGGCGCCCGCGAGCCGTCGGGCTCGACGCGCACGTAGCCACGTTCGAGCAACGTCTCCAATTCCGCCTCCACTCGCCAGCGCGCCGCGCCCAGCCAGCTCGCCAGTTGCTCGTCAGACGCACGACCCGCGCCCAGGTGCAGCCAACGCATCAACTCGAGGCCGAACTCGCCCACCTCACTCTTCGGCGGAAGCGGGGGCAGTGGGGCCGGAGCCAGAGGTTCGCGCATGTGGTCGAGCGACGCCGGGCTCACCTCACACTTGTCGTGGCGCCAGAAGACAAGGCCGCGCCGTTGCCAGCGCGCGAACTGGCGCACCATTGCGTCGATATGCCCGCCGGTCTGCTCCCATAGAATTTGTGCAGCCCGGCTCCGCACGCGGTGGAGCCGCTCCGGTCCGTCGAACAAGTCGACGAGTTGCTCGGGCCGAGGGGGACGGGCCTCGACGCTGGCCTCGTCGGCGTCGAGCTGGATGCGCACGACTCCGCAGTGTCGGTCGAACTCGTCGACCAGCCGCCCCGTCCAGGCGTCGACTCCTGGCTCGACGAGGACGCGTCCGTCGTTCGCCAACAGCTCGGCCAGGTGGGCCCGATACGTCGCGCGCGCCTGGTCGAGCGTTGCCCCCGGGTCGAGAGCACCCTGCAGCTCGGCGGGCATGCTCCCGAAGGGCATCTTCGAGGCGCCGAGCGCGACGACTTGGCAGCCGCAGGATGCGAACGCTTCGGCCAGCGCGCGACGGCAGTCCCCCGGGCGGCACCCGTGTCGAAGTCCCAGGCGTACCCGACGTTGGGCCTCGATGTCTCGGCGCGCCTCGGTCACGAAGGGCAAGCTGCTCCAGAGCTTGCGTACCGCACTCGAGGGGCAGGCGGGCGGGGAGCGCCGCAGGGCGTGAAGACTCTGGAGCCGCTCGGCGGAATTGGCCGACAGCAACCCTCGCACCGCGTCGAGCACCGCCTGGGGTATAGCCGGATGACGGCACTCCAGCGCGGGCGAGGGGGTGCGCAGCCGGGCGCGCATCAGCTCGGGCAACGACGCGGTTGGGTGGGGCTTGGCGCCGCTGAGGGCTTCGTAGCACATCACTCCAAAGGCGTAGCAATCGCAGGCCACGGTCGGTTTGGCCCCCCGAAGTTGGGCGGGCGACATGTACGCGGCCGTTCCGTGCAGTCGGCCCACACGGGCGAGCTCGTCGGTGTCTGCGGTCCAGTTCGACAGTCCGAAGTCGAGCACGGTGGCTCGATGGTCCCGGTCGACGAGCACGTTGGCCGGCTTGAGGTCGCCGTGGACGATGCCGGCCGCGTGGATTTGGACGAGGGTCTCGGCCACCTGGTTGATCACGGCGACCAACCCGTCGGCCGCCGAGGTCTCGTCGGCATCCTGGTGGCCCGGAAAGTCGACGCCCTCGACCCACGGGGTCACCAAATAGCTTCGTCCTTGGGCGATGCCTTCGTCGAGGAGCTGGACGATGCCCGGAACTTGCAGTCGGCGCAGGATCGCCGCCTCTCGCCAACGCTCGGTCAGCGCGGCGTGTTCGAGCGTCGCAATCTTGACGGCCACCCGGCGGCCGGTGTGTCGGTCGTATCCCCGCCACACCTCCGCGTCGTGACACGCCACGAGCTTCTCTTCGAGTGCGTAGCGTCCGTCGAGTTCGTCAGTCGGCTCCACGGTGTTTCGCCTCCTCGGACGCCAATGGGCCCATCGCGTGCACCTGTGCCTCGCGGCGCTCCAGCGCGGCGATGTCCTCCTGGGCCTTGCGATAGCGACGGTAGTGGTTCTTGTGTTCGACCAGATTGCCCAAACCGACCAGGTCGAAGGCCTTGGCCTTGCTCGGCGAGCACTTGACGGCCTGGTCGAGCACGTGCCCGGCGAAGGCGTCGGCTAACTCCAAATTCAGGGGGCGGCCGTGCCCGTCGCCGGTGAGCGCGAGTTGGACGAAGGCGTGGGCCGCACGCCTCAGATGGTCGCTGATCGACGGGGCGGTAGGGTTCTCCATGGCCAACGCGCGCAGCACGTCGGCGCGGGTCACCGCCGCTTCTCCTCCTCGCGCACGTGCCATGATGTGGGTGCGTCGCACGACGTTGTCGAGTTGGCGCAAGTTGCCCGGCCAAGACTGCTTTTCGAGCTCGAGCAGCGCCGACTCGCTGAACTTCCAGTCGCCTGCGTCGAGTTGCTGGCTGCAACGCGCCAGCATGAACCGGGCCCAGTCGGCGATCTCGTCGCTGCGCTCGTCGAGCGCGGGCACCTGCACCGGAAGCACGTGGATGCGGTAGTACAGGTCGCGGCGAAACCGCCCGGCCTCGACCTGGCTCATCAAGTCGACGTTGGTCCCCACGATGAAGCGCACGTCGGCGCGTCGGTCTCCCCCGTTGTCTCCGAGCACCCGGTAGGAGCGGTCTTCCAACAGTTGCAGCAGTCCGGCTTGGGTATCTGCCGACAGCTTGTCGATCTCGTCGATGAACAACGTTCCCCCGTGCGCGCGGCTGACGGCGCCGTCGACGTTGCTGGTGGCGCCGGTAAAGGCCCCGCGCTTCCAGCCCATCAACCTCGCCATGTGCATCGTCTCCGGGATGGTCATCAAGTCGAGCACCTCGAAGGGCCCGTCGGCGCGCGGGGACTGCGCGTGGCACCAGCGCGCCAGCCTCGACTTGCCCGTGCCCGTCTGGCCCGACAGCAACAGCGTCTCGCCGTGGCGGGCGAAGGCCGCCAGAAGCTCGAGCACCGGCGTCATCGTCGGGCCGGCCACCGGCAAGAGCTCATCGGTCTCGAAGCCTTGGTTGGCTCGCGGCGGGCGAGTCAGCAGCCGCGGCGCGGCGGCGTCGACGACCGTCTGCAACGTCTCGACGAGCGCTGGTGGCGGAAAGACCTCGCCGATCTGGTCGGCGGCGTCGAACTCGAGGGTGACCATCCCTGCCAGAGCCTGGCTCAGGTCGAGCAGCGGCAGCACCAGAATGTGGGAGGCCTGCTGGTCGAGGTAGCGGCGCACGCTGGCGGTCAATTCGATGTCGTCATGTGACGCGTCGAGGTCCATGCGCTCGCCGTCTCCGCTCGGGATGATTACCTGCAGCAAGGCCGTGTCGATAATCAACGCTCGCCGCCATCGGCTTACCCAACTCCACAACTCCGCCGAGCGCACCACATCTCCGGCCTTGCCGCCGGTTGCGAAGGCGTGGGGGATCAGGCGCCGGTAGGCGCGCGAGGAGCGCAGGTGAACGCTGCCATGGACGACCTCGGCGCCCCTTGGCGCCTCCAAGTCGTCGTTGTTGCGGCAGAATCCGGCGAGGGCCTCCATCAGTTCCACGGAAGCCTGCTCGAAGCTGGATGCGTTTGCGACGCGCTCCAGCAATTGACGTAATCTTGCGTACATCGCCGGTACACCCGATGGAAAAGTGCTGCCGTTCGCGTGCCGAAGTCGACCCGCCTGACGGCTGGATTGGAGGATGTCGAACGCCGCCGATTGTGCAGTGGTGGCGCACTCGGTGCAAGAGCCAACCCTGAAAACGAGCGTCATTCGCCGACAAAGTGAGTGTCATTCGATGACACTCGGGCGTCGGTGGATGACGCCGTGAGCCGGCCGTGGGGCGTCGTCGATTCGCCCCGTGATTTCTTTTTGCAGGGGTAACGGATTGGAAATGCAGGGGAAAGTGTGGGGTTCGGCGCGCGCCGCAGCGCCTTGGTATGCGGATTGCTCTACAGGGAAGCGCAACGAGAGAAACCTCACCAAACCGATGGAGAATACGATGTCGAAAACCGTATCAATGTCGCCCGTTCGTACCCTGGAGAAGCGCGCCTCGAAGCTCGGCGCCGACAAGGCGCTCGCCGCGCCCAGCCTCAAAGAGATGCTCGCCGCCATGAAGGGGGCGCCGACCACCAACCGCTGGGACGTGGTCACCTCCTATTCGGAGGACAAGCTCAACCAGGTCCTGAAGAGCCAGTACGACGCCGACAAGCTGCTCACCGAGGTCGTCATCCACACCGAGGGCGTCGACCCGTTGACCGACAACAAGTTCCCGCTGGTCGTCACCCTCGAGCTGGGCGCGCCGCTCATGCAGTTCGTCCCGGGCCAATCGGGATGGGCGAAGCTGACGATCCCGGTCGACTCGGGCAACTACAAGATCGCCAAAAAGGACCCCAAGCCGATCCCGGACAACGTCTATAACCTGGAGGTCACCGTGCCGCTGGCCGCGCTGGACGGCTCGACCGGCAAGGTCGACCACGGCGGCGATGTCATCGCGTTCGTCGAGGGCAAGGAAGAGCAAAAGCATATCATCTTGCACTTCAACAACTCGGCCCAGAGCACCTACAAGCTGCAGAAAAAGGACGACCAGCCTCGGCCGATCGATGACATTCTCAACGTCTACGTGCTTCCCAAGCTCAAGGCCTATTTCGCCGAAAACGTCGACCAGGTCGAGTACGCCTTGACGAGCGTGTCCAACAAGAAGCCGCACGGCGACGTCATCCTCCAACCCAAGTCGTTCGTGTTCGCCTCGGCCGGCGGCTCCGACAACGGCGTGCTCAGCCTCTACATTCAGACCGACGGCAGCGGCAACCAGCCGGGCAACCTGCATCCCTCCTTCCAGCCGGGCCACGTCGAGATGCTGCCGGTGCCCAAGGGCCACACCGCCTCGGTCATCTTCTCGTACGACCTCATCGCCACCTGCTACGTCAAAAAGCAGCTCGAAGCCGCCGGCTTCCATGTCAGCCTGGACAACTCCGCCGAGGGGATCGCGCTGACCGTGGCGGTCGACAAGAGCATCATCAAGAATGCCTCGCACGGCAATTTCTGGGGAAGCTTCAATGTCGACGGCATCGACGCCAGCCTCAAGAAGGACCCGATCAAGCTGGTCATCAAAGACGGCAAGATGAGCGTCAGCTGGAGCTTCAAGCAGACGCTGGGGTGGAACCGCATCATTCCCATGGCCAAGACGGTGCCCTGGGGCAAGGTCGACCTGAAGATGTCCATGAACAAGACGGTGCCCTTCTCGCTGAGCGACGAGGTGGCCAGCGCCAACTTGCACATCACCTCGGCCGACTACCACATCTCCACCGAAGCCCAGAGTTTGCCCTGGTACGACCACCTCATCGGCGGCCAGAACAGCCTGCCGTCGGAGCTCGAGGCGGACAACTTGTCCCTGTCCTTGCCCGCCATCGACCTGAACTTGGGCGGGCTGGGCTTCTTCCCCATCACCAACCTGCTCTTTCCCGGCCAGCACGTCATCGACATCGACAAGTCCACGGGCATCGAGATGCCCCACGACTTCTTGCTCACTGGCCAGATCGCCACGGGCAACCCCAAGGCGCTCGTCTCGGCCAATTACCTGCTGGAGATGGCCTCCACCAACACCCTCCAGAGCACACCGCAGACCAAAGGGGCCTCGGCGCTGCTTCATGACGTGACCACCCAGGACAAGGTGGCCGCCCAGGTGCTCGACCTGGTGGCCGACGGCGACCGCGACAAGCTGCAGGGCTGGCTCGACAAGAACGGCTACGAGGTCACCGGCGACCAGATCCAGGCCTCCGTCCAGGCGCTGAGCTCCGGGCAGGGCGACGACATCTCCATCTGGGGCGGCGTCTACGAGGTCGAGGCGCCGCAGCGCTTCGAAGACAAGAAGCTGACCGTCTTCACCAAGAGCCAGCGCGTGGAGCTCGACGGCAAGAAGGTCGACTACACCGTCGAGGCCAGCAACAAGATCCGCTGGCAGAACACCGCCGGCGAGACCTTCGAGATCACCTTCCTCGACCACTTCGACGACCAGGGCCGCCCGGCGGCGAACACCTTCGAGGGCACCATCACCACCCCCGCCTCCAAGCCCAAGGCCAAGCCCACCGTGGTCGACTTCAAGGGCACGATGGTCGTCTTCGAGGAGGAAGAGCACTGGCACGAGCTGGCCGAGACCGAGCAGGCCGTCATGGTCATCGCGCTCATCGGCTCCATCTCGGGCGTGCTCATCGGCATCGCCGGGCTGCTCAAGGGGACCAAGGCGGGCAACGCCATCTCCGAGTCCTTCAACAAAGGACGCGAGAAGCTTCGTGAACGCGCTCGGGAGCGGGCGATCGACGCCGCCGATCCCGACGCGGAGATGTGGGACGAGGCCACCGCCGATCTCGACCGCGAGGCGCGCCAGGAGATCAACCGGGAGCTGACCAAAAACCGGCGCAACTACAAGGATCTCGACGTCAACGAAATCGCCGAGAACTTGCCCGACTCGGTCACCGAGGCCTTCGAGGCGCGCTTCAAGGAGCGCTTCTGGGAGGTCGCCCGCTCGCGCATCGAGGCCGAGCTGGGCGGCATCAGCAAGCTCATCGACGTGGACAGCTACAAGGAGCAGGTCCTCGAGCAATATGCCGACGCCAAGATCGACGCCATGCTCGACGGCGCCGACGGCTATTTCGAGAGCGTCAAGCGCGCCACCGCCGCCGAATTCAAGGCCGAGATCTTCCGGCGCGACTACGAAGCCAAGGCCCGTGAGGTCCAGGAGGCCACGATGGCGCGCGACGCCACCGGCTCCGAGATCGAAAGCCGCCAGGACCGGGTCGACGAGATCGAGGAGCAGCTCGACGACGAGAGCCTGCCCGACGACACCCGCGAGGAGCTCGAGCGCGAGAAGGCCGAGCTCGAGCAGGAGATCTCGGACAAGCAGGACGAGCTCGACCAGCAGGAAGATGACCTCGCCGACAAAGAGGAGGCGCGCGACGAGGCCGAGCAGAACAAAGAAGACGCCGAGAACGAGCAACACGATGCCGAGCGCCAGGCCGAAGAGCGCCGCGCCGAAGTCTTTGGCGAATAGGAGCCGACCATGACCGAATCGACGCTAGATAACTCACTCGCGGGGGCGGCGCAGGCCGCCGCCCCCGCCTCGACACCCGAAATCCACGCCCAGGCCCGGGCGCTCACCAAGGCGGGGGCTAGTCTGCTGTCGCCCTCGGAGGGCTACCGCGTCTACGACGTCGGCGGGCGCAAGATCGTCTTGTCCGCGCTCGACGCGGCCGTCTCGCTGGGCGAGGGCACCGACCTGGGCGGCG
It encodes:
- a CDS encoding serine/threonine-protein kinase — encoded protein: MEPTDELDGRYALEEKLVACHDAEVWRGYDRHTGRRVAVKIATLEHAALTERWREAAILRRLQVPGIVQLLDEGIAQGRSYLVTPWVEGVDFPGHQDADETSAADGLVAVINQVAETLVQIHAAGIVHGDLKPANVLVDRDHRATVLDFGLSNWTADTDELARVGRLHGTAAYMSPAQLRGAKPTVACDCYAFGVMCYEALSGAKPHPTASLPELMRARLRTPSPALECRHPAIPQAVLDAVRGLLSANSAERLQSLHALRRSPPACPSSAVRKLWSSLPFVTEARRDIEAQRRVRLGLRHGCRPGDCRRALAEAFASCGCQVVALGASKMPFGSMPAELQGALDPGATLDQARATYRAHLAELLANDGRVLVEPGVDAWTGRLVDEFDRHCGVVRIQLDADEASVEARPPRPEQLVDLFDGPERLHRVRSRAAQILWEQTGGHIDAMVRQFARWQRRGLVFWRHDKCEVSPASLDHMREPLAPAPLPPLPPKSEVGEFGLELMRWLHLGAGRASDEQLASWLGAARWRVEAELETLLERGYVRVEPDGSRAPAYDPLGEMTVTSANLQHIHKTLAGAIEPGSPQRFWHLLCGDSVDAIAAEGPLVARHYDRRGDTLRAIAVLRQSLAMLQRARHVAPARRLLDEWATLALATGEPQKLEGWLRSADHWRADHLESSKVYELVYLARLGCRSPSPEVLDRIDQLEAFDDWQLELRRQMYRVRVASACSTARYEETLADIEPWVEQVDQREVHGTYAGWMGMLHFREGRYEQAARCHRRAAATKSRPTARLASMIAEATARLEQLDYERCLELASEHLELARRVNHVHYQARLEYLQRASLYRLGRPLDVDEGWVDAVELLGLPKISGLVGLLEAAIAWRSGDLATAARFADLAHRRWADIKHRWGALLASALSWSSRRGATAEGAEILAQFAACPLERITCQGIALVAQHLDTLPAWAEQRVQHHLANTPENRDHLRLEILSPAELARMLDEHAR
- a CDS encoding sigma-54-dependent transcriptional regulator — translated: MEALAGFCRNNDDLEAPRGAEVVHGSVHLRSSRAYRRLIPHAFATGGKAGDVVRSAELWSWVSRWRRALIIDTALLQVIIPSGDGERMDLDASHDDIELTASVRRYLDQQASHILVLPLLDLSQALAGMVTLEFDAADQIGEVFPPPALVETLQTVVDAAAPRLLTRPPRANQGFETDELLPVAGPTMTPVLELLAAFARHGETLLLSGQTGTGKSRLARWCHAQSPRADGPFEVLDLMTIPETMHMARLMGWKRGAFTGATSNVDGAVSRAHGGTLFIDEIDKLSADTQAGLLQLLEDRSYRVLGDNGGDRRADVRFIVGTNVDLMSQVEAGRFRRDLYYRIHVLPVQVPALDERSDEIADWARFMLARCSQQLDAGDWKFSESALLELEKQSWPGNLRQLDNVVRRTHIMARARGGEAAVTRADVLRALAMENPTAPSISDHLRRAAHAFVQLALTGDGHGRPLNLELADAFAGHVLDQAVKCSPSKAKAFDLVGLGNLVEHKNHYRRYRKAQEDIAALERREAQVHAMGPLASEEAKHRGAD